The following proteins are co-located in the Shouchella hunanensis genome:
- a CDS encoding MFS transporter: protein MDVKLKRATYHLWTFAFSKFISSFGNSIYVFAMSLFILTMTGSAMNFAINMICTILPRTILAPFAGYIADRFPKKGVVLSSQVVSLLIVSGLLAYTITSGLSVIAIYATTALLTISQMFTGVAFTSSITRLVDEARIQKATAINQMVVSSSTIGGPIIGGMLFAFSPIQVFLVIFIIAFFLAVCVEATMDFTLYGSERTKEEKKENMWQGMKAGFLFIHQQPIIRTIVGMALVVNFFTGALLIGMPFILVETLQIDTRHFGIIEGILAGGALLGGLYFSIKKDVVFPLMNVKQGLLAFSCLMTLFVLPLIVFIPYNGIVIFYSMVMLLIGFSITYVNTPIGVLLQKRVSDQYKGRVFGILETGATALMPLSFILYGFMYDFLGPIGTLLPSGVLLLAVTLYLLRKKIMSSAHPELHPPKTKIVENMYM from the coding sequence ATGGATGTAAAATTAAAGCGTGCAACGTATCATTTATGGACTTTTGCGTTTAGTAAGTTTATCTCGTCGTTTGGAAATAGTATTTATGTTTTTGCAATGAGTTTATTTATTTTAACAATGACAGGTTCTGCAATGAATTTCGCCATTAATATGATTTGTACTATTTTACCGCGGACGATTCTTGCTCCATTCGCTGGTTATATAGCGGATCGTTTTCCGAAAAAAGGAGTCGTTCTATCGTCTCAAGTGGTTTCTCTTTTAATCGTTTCGGGACTACTCGCTTATACGATAACGAGTGGTTTATCGGTTATCGCCATTTATGCAACAACTGCTTTGCTTACCATTTCGCAAATGTTTACTGGGGTTGCGTTTACTTCTTCTATTACGCGGCTGGTAGATGAGGCACGTATTCAAAAAGCAACAGCGATTAATCAGATGGTCGTCTCATCTTCAACGATTGGGGGGCCGATTATTGGAGGGATGCTTTTTGCCTTTTCGCCTATTCAAGTGTTTTTAGTGATTTTCATTATTGCGTTTTTCCTTGCTGTTTGCGTGGAAGCGACAATGGATTTTACACTTTATGGGTCTGAGCGAACAAAGGAAGAGAAGAAGGAGAACATGTGGCAAGGAATGAAAGCGGGGTTTCTCTTTATTCATCAGCAACCAATTATTCGGACAATCGTTGGAATGGCGTTAGTTGTCAATTTTTTTACTGGGGCTCTTTTAATTGGCATGCCGTTTATTCTCGTTGAAACCTTGCAAATCGACACTCGCCATTTTGGCATCATTGAAGGGATCTTAGCAGGAGGGGCATTACTTGGAGGACTCTATTTTTCAATAAAGAAAGATGTGGTATTTCCGTTAATGAATGTAAAGCAAGGTCTACTTGCTTTTTCGTGTTTAATGACGCTATTCGTATTACCGTTAATAGTCTTTATTCCTTACAATGGGATAGTGATTTTTTATAGTATGGTTATGCTACTTATTGGTTTTTCCATTACATATGTGAATACACCCATTGGTGTTTTGCTGCAAAAACGGGTAAGTGATCAATATAAAGGAAGGGTATTTGGCATTCTAGAAACAGGTGCTACTGCACTCATGCCACTTAGCTTTATCCTCTATGGATTTATGTATGATTTCTTAGGGCCAATTGGAACCCTGCTTCCTTCAGGGGTGTTACTTTTAGCTGTGACCCTTTACTTGTTGCGAAAGAAAATCATGTCATCGGCTCATCCTGAGTTACATCCTCCAAAAACAAAAATTGTAGAGAACATGTATATGTAA
- a CDS encoding MFS transporter: MNKRVYLLTIVSFVVGLVELILGGILHLVASDLNVTLGQVGMLISIFSFVFALSGPILLSATAKIERKKLTLITLVVFLFANILAVVSSGYWILLLARMISAMSAALLISLCVTIASNIVSEPYRARAIGIVFMGVSASLVLGVPIGLLLGNAFGWRAPFILIVLLTGLSILFVALFMEKITPKPSIPLIQQLKSLKNTKIILIQLTSFLFLAGHLTLYAYLTPFLQSIGIDGNWISMMYLLFGIAAIIGGGIGGLLSDRFGPQKTIIGVISLFTVAIFSIPLTTAFMPLFIVVMMVWSLLSWAITPAMQSYLIASAPETSDIQQSLNNSALHFGIAFGSMSGGLVIERSTVEMNAIVGSLFALLALIVIGFSMKKSLQPKPQEADLAYKKAN; this comes from the coding sequence ATGAATAAACGTGTTTACTTACTAACCATCGTCTCTTTTGTCGTTGGTCTTGTTGAACTTATTTTAGGTGGCATTTTACACTTAGTTGCATCCGATTTAAACGTTACATTGGGACAAGTCGGTATGCTGATTTCCATTTTTTCATTTGTATTCGCGTTATCAGGGCCCATTCTTTTATCCGCTACAGCGAAAATAGAACGAAAGAAGCTAACACTCATTACATTAGTGGTATTTTTATTTGCGAACATTCTTGCTGTCGTTAGCTCAGGCTATTGGATTTTACTACTCGCTCGAATGATTTCCGCAATGAGCGCAGCGCTTCTCATTTCACTGTGCGTAACCATTGCATCAAACATTGTTAGTGAACCATACCGGGCACGTGCAATAGGTATTGTTTTTATGGGCGTTAGCGCTTCTCTTGTCTTAGGCGTTCCGATTGGTTTACTGCTTGGAAATGCTTTTGGTTGGCGAGCACCATTTATCCTGATTGTTCTTTTAACAGGTTTATCCATTTTATTTGTTGCGCTATTTATGGAAAAAATCACTCCAAAGCCAAGTATTCCTCTCATTCAACAACTAAAATCATTAAAAAACACGAAAATTATACTTATTCAACTAACGTCCTTTTTATTTCTTGCAGGACATTTAACACTTTATGCTTATCTAACACCCTTTTTACAATCAATCGGTATTGATGGAAATTGGATTAGCATGATGTATCTTCTGTTCGGTATTGCCGCTATTATTGGCGGAGGTATTGGTGGCCTACTTTCTGATCGATTCGGCCCGCAAAAAACCATTATTGGTGTCATCTCTCTTTTTACGGTAGCCATCTTTTCCATACCGTTGACTACAGCATTTATGCCCCTTTTTATTGTTGTCATGATGGTTTGGAGTCTATTAAGCTGGGCGATTACTCCGGCGATGCAGAGCTATTTAATTGCTTCTGCACCAGAAACATCTGATATTCAGCAAAGTTTAAATAACTCCGCACTCCATTTTGGTATTGCTTTTGGTTCCATGAGTGGCGGACTTGTCATCGAGAGAAGTACCGTTGAAATGAATGCCATTGTCGGCAGCCTCTTCGCTTTACTCGCTCTCATCGTAATTGGATTCTCAATGAAAAAATCTCTTCAGCCAAAACCACAAGAAGCTGATTTAGCCTACAAAAAAGCCAATTAA
- a CDS encoding TrmB family transcriptional regulator: MLQQFGFTQYESQVYTSLITVNQPLDATAIVKRSGVPRSKVYEVITKLIEKGVVLEAFVEKKRQYTGLPMEALIEKLTANFEANIEELKKIEVEEIEVDDRVWTLREDQSILSIMKELMEGAKQSIHLSLWADEMKAFLPLLEEVYHSGREVHLHAIGTIQTVIPTMSVLIPTHGHDSLERSRILIVDEKEMVFAGIEEHGWQAIRTQSKPLVTFFTEFFYHDVVLTKITQRYHELIMTDDEVKDMLLKLKY, encoded by the coding sequence TTGCTACAACAATTTGGATTCACCCAATATGAGAGTCAAGTGTATACATCATTAATTACAGTCAATCAGCCTCTAGATGCTACGGCAATTGTGAAGCGGTCAGGTGTGCCGCGTTCGAAAGTATATGAGGTTATTACAAAACTGATTGAAAAAGGAGTTGTTCTCGAAGCCTTTGTGGAGAAAAAGCGGCAATATACTGGTCTTCCGATGGAGGCTTTAATAGAGAAATTAACGGCAAACTTTGAAGCAAATATTGAAGAGTTAAAGAAAATTGAAGTTGAAGAAATAGAAGTTGACGATCGGGTATGGACATTACGAGAGGATCAATCAATCTTGTCTATTATGAAAGAGCTAATGGAAGGAGCCAAACAATCCATTCATTTATCTCTTTGGGCGGACGAAATGAAAGCCTTTCTTCCTTTGCTTGAGGAAGTGTATCACAGTGGGCGGGAGGTGCACTTGCATGCGATAGGAACGATTCAAACGGTAATTCCAACTATGTCTGTTTTAATCCCAACCCATGGACACGATTCTTTAGAAAGAAGCCGGATTTTAATTGTAGATGAAAAGGAAATGGTCTTTGCTGGGATTGAAGAACACGGGTGGCAGGCCATTCGAACCCAATCGAAGCCACTCGTGACATTTTTTACGGAATTCTTTTATCACGATGTAGTGCTTACTAAAATTACCCAGCGATATCATGAGCTCATTATGACAGATGATGAGGTAAAGGACATGCTGTTAAAGTTGAAATATTAA
- a CDS encoding NUDIX hydrolase, with translation MDYIKMIRNKVGSAPIILNFAGICVVNEKGQILLQKRGDYNEWGFPGGAMEIGESLAGCAKREVFEETGLHVEIDYLIGVYSDYFTTYLNGDRAQTVLHFFKGYPVKGSLNVDGVETVELAFVDPENAPPLFNQQHMDCLADYRNNMKGSFR, from the coding sequence ATGGATTATATCAAGATGATTCGAAACAAAGTAGGGTCGGCTCCAATCATTCTTAATTTTGCTGGTATTTGTGTAGTGAACGAGAAGGGGCAAATTCTTCTTCAAAAAAGAGGGGATTATAACGAATGGGGATTTCCTGGGGGCGCCATGGAAATAGGTGAATCCCTTGCAGGTTGTGCCAAAAGAGAAGTTTTTGAAGAGACGGGCTTACATGTTGAAATTGACTATCTTATCGGCGTATATTCAGATTATTTTACTACATATCTTAACGGTGATCGGGCTCAAACCGTTCTGCATTTCTTTAAAGGCTATCCAGTCAAAGGGAGTTTGAATGTGGATGGAGTGGAAACAGTTGAACTTGCTTTTGTTGACCCTGAGAATGCGCCGCCTCTCTTCAATCAGCAGCATATGGATTGTCTAGCCGATTATCGAAACAATATGAAAGGGAGTTTCCGTTGA